Within Hyla sarda isolate aHylSar1 chromosome 7, aHylSar1.hap1, whole genome shotgun sequence, the genomic segment ctcatctctagagaagaCGACTAATGCAGCAGATCATGGGAGGTAAGGTGGAATCTAGCATTGGAagtggagtctccagctgttgcaaaactactactcccagcatgcccggacagcctttggctgtccgggcatgctgggagtagtagttttgcaacagctggaaaacacACTAGTTGGCAAACACCGCTCTAAGCCTGAGGGAATAGCAATTCTTTAGCCACggttccctagaggtttcctctcttaaaggggtactccactggaaaacattttttttctaaatcaactggtgccagaaagttaaacagatttgtaaattacttctatttaaaaatcttaatccttccagtacttatcagctgctgtatgctccacaggaagttattttatttttgaatttcttttctgtctgaccacagtgctctctgctgacacctctgtccatgtcaggaactgtacagagtaggagcaaatccccatagaaaacctctcctgctctggacagttcctgatacggacagaggtgtcagcagagagcactgtggtcagactggaaagacatttttaatgaaaagaacttcctgtggatcatacagcagctgataagtactgaaatgattaaaggggtattccagggaaaaacttctttatatatcaactggctccagaaagttaaacagatttgtaaattacttctataaaaaaaatcttaatcctttcagtacttatgagcttctgaagttaaggttgttcttttctgtctaagtcctctctgatgacacgtgtcttgggaaccgcccagtttagaagcaaatccccatagcaaacctcttctaaactgggtggttcccgagacacgtgtcatcagagagcacttagacagaaaagaacaaccttaacttcagaagctcataagtactgaaaggattaagatttttttaatagaagtaatgtacaaatctgtttaactttctggagccagttgatatatataaaaaagtatttcctggataacccctttaagactttgtaatagaagtaatttacaaatctgtttaacgttctggcaccagttgattttcagattttttttttccagtggagtacccctttaagtcctggagactgagaatgctgggagttgtagttttacaacagctggaaacacaccaTAGGGAAAACACTGGATCTTGCCACTAAAGGGCATGATAGTGCTTCTCCCTGCCTTATATAAGACTCAGAGGCTACTTATAGGTAGTGTACTtctaactgtatctcatcttatatTCAGGGTCCTAGAGCCCCTTTTctattgtttccccccccccccccaataatctgCTTTATAATATTGTATACATTGTATTCCTACATGGAATATACATGGCGCCTTCTCATTCATTTCTCCTCTGTCTGATCACTTACGTTTTCCGGCTCCGTCGAACCCAACGACGACTCCTCGCGCGCCGTTCACCAAACCGCGAGCGACGTCCAGATTCTTGGTCAGCATCACCTGCAACGTCAGAGGAGAATGAGGAGGAAGTGAAGTCTCCAGGACGGGCGCATAGTCGGGTAAGAACATTGTTCATCACAGTTCATTTGTCTCCATTCACATCTAAATCTGCAGTAATAATTgttaacagcgccacacctgtccacaggctATGTATGGTATTACACCTCAactccaatgaagcagagctgcaataccacaagcAACCTGTATATAGGTGTAGCGCTGTTATCGTAAGAAAGCAACTCCGTGCACAGTCTGTAGAGATTTCTGCTTGTCCAGCACTATGGCCGCCGTGATCTACATGGACCTCACAGTCCCGGCTTCTGATCTCACCTGAGCACCTTTCTTCAGAAGGATCTTCTCCCCGACCGGACACTGCGCGTTCACAGTCTTCACAAGCATCGGGTCACTGTCCAGGGCGTCGTACTGCTGCATCTCCCCTGCACCACAGAACAAAGCATCCCAGGTATAAGCATTATAAGAATAATATAATGTGCCACCTGGTACAGACTAGCTTCCCCTGAGCTTAAAAaagacagagtgcagggaggggatagaggactgtgcagctgtaactgtgttGACACAGTCCTcgttatgatcatagagatgagtgcagggaggggatagaggactgtgcagctgtaactgtgttGACACAGTCCTcgttatgatcatagagatgagtgcagggaggggatagagagaactgtgcagctgtaactgtatggacacAGTCCTcgttatgatcatagagatgagtgcagggaggggacagagaggactgtgcagctgtaactatatgaccacacagttctctctatgatcatagagatgagtgcagggaggggatagagaggactgtgcagctgtaactgtatggacagtttttttctgtgatcatagagatgagtgcagctaCAGTTCTACCATTTTTGTATACAGTTACAATGCAGACCCCCACGTGTCTCtacggttacagactacaaacagtcCCTGTAGTCGTGCGCCTTTAACCCTTGCAGCTCCAATAAGACGGGGAGCCATACCAGGTAGTTGCTGTAGCCTCCGATCGTTGGTCAGGTCTACGTCGTCCTTGTGGGTGCACAGCCGGGTGGCCAGGATCCCGTCCCGCTCGATCTTGTTGTTGACGGTCAGTAGGAGTTGTCTGGTCACCTCTTCCGTGCACCTGAGGGGGAAAAATCATCGCAACGGTGTAAAATCCAGTGTCCAGCGCAACCACCCTATGATGTCCGGGGATCAGACTGATAGGACGCAGTCAGTCGTTACAAATTTCTGCAAGCTGCTGAGGAACTACAAGCACCAGCAAGCCAGGGACTTTACCAAGTttcgaggcatgctgggggttatagtgcCACAACAATAAATTCACCCACAGCCGTCCCTTCCTCACCTGCCCAGACGAATGGCCTGCAGCAGAGAGATGAACCTCTTGTCGGTCTGTCTCCGCACCGCCGTCAGCTCCATGGTCAGGTGGATGCATCTCCTCCAGCTTTTGGCCTGTGGAGCGGAACACGTGAGAAATTACATCTAATgcagtgaactacaactcccagcatgcccagacagccaatccaagtattgcataactacaactcacaacatgcccggacagccaacggctgtccgggcatgctgggagttgtagttttgcaacatttgcaggtccacagtttggagaccactgctctaatggctttttcccctttaaaggggtactccactggaaaaaattataaataaatgaataactgCTGCcaggaaagatttgtaaattacttctattcaaaaatcttaatccttccagtacttatcagttgctgtatgttccagaggaagttcttttctttttttaatttcctttctgtctgaccacagtgctctctgctgacacctctgtccattttaggaactgtccagagtaggagcaaatccccatagaaaacctatcctgctctggacagttcctaaaatggatagagatgtcagcagagagcactgtggtcagacagaaaggaaactcaaaaagaaaagaacttcctgtggagcatacagcagttgataagtactggaaggattaagatgattttttttttccatagaaataaataATTTACTGCTTTGATGGCTTCTTTCTCTTAAAACCAAGACTACAGTGAGCGACAAAGACCAGAACAAccatagcaaaaaataaataaaacataacaaGTTTGATAAGAGCTCCACCTATGGTGGTTGCAGGGAGAAGAAGAATATTGTTTCTGTCTGTAATTACCATTAGTAGGAGCTCACTGTATACAAGCTTTATAACAGCTCCGCCTAGTGGTGGTTCCAAGGAGAATAAGAATATTATTTCTGCCTGTGaaaaccactagggggagctcaatgTATACAAGTTTCATAAccgctccccctagtggtggttgaAGGCAGAAAGAATTTTATTACCCAATTGTCCCTtcaaccaccactagggggagctgttatcATACTTAACCCTATACGCCTGAATTTCTGGACCACAATGCATCATTTCAGCCGCCATCATGTAGGAATTAGTCTGACCCTGTATCCGATCCCCACCTGGAAGCAGAACTTTGTCTGACTTGAGGCTTGAGTCACCGGCGGAAGCTGCAGGAAATCTCCGCAGACGATGAGCTGGATCCCACCAAAGGGCTCGTCCTTCCCGCGGACCGCCCTGTCAGAGGAGACATTGTGGATGAACATTCACCCTCCAACCCTGACCCTACAGCCAGAGCCTCGACTGAGGGACATCTATACCTGGCCACGGCCTCCAGCTTGTCGAAGAATTCCCCTTCCACCATAGAGATCTCGTCGATGATCAGGTGTCGGCAACTGATCCAGTGCTGACGGACCCCCGGCCTCTTGGCCAACTCTATACACTGCTCCAGAGGAGCCTTCCCCGAACCGATCCCTAAAACCAAGAATGTGGTGAGCGACAAACAGGCCaaccataccataaaaaaaaatgtatttataatatattaaataaaaaaaatataatatatataataaaaatataaaatatattaatatacattttaatatatatatatatatatatatatatatatatatatatatatatataaaaaattgtatttattttttcctgcaAACAccactagtagagatgagcgaacttacagtaaattcgattcgtcacgaacttctcggctcagcagttgatgacttttcctgcataaattagttcagctttcaggtgctccggtgggctggaaaaggtggatacagtcctaggagactctttcctaggactgtatccatcttttccagcccaccggaactcctgaaagctgaactaatttatgcaggataagtcatcaactgccgagccgagaagtttgtgacgaatcgaatttactgtaagtttgctcatctctaacaactAGTGGAGCTCACAGGGTACAAGATTGATAACTGCTCCACCTAGTGGTGGTTGAAAGCAGAAAGAATCTCCTTCTTGCAactaccactagggggagcttactGAATGCAAGTTTGATAACAactccccctagtggtgtttgCAGGGAGAATGAGAATATTGTTTTGCCTGCAACCACCACTAGAGGATGCTGAATGCATACAGGTCTTAAAACAGCTCCACCTAGTGGTTACTGCAGGTTGAAAGTTCTCATTCTCCCTgccaccaccactagggggagccgtTATGAAACTAGTGTGCAgtcagctccctctagtggcaatTGCAGGCAGAAACAATATTCTCATTCTCCCTGCAACCACCACTAGGGTAAGTTCACAGCATACAAGTTTGATaacagctccctctagtggtggtggCAGTGAGAATGAATAAATTGTTTCTGCCTGAAatcaccactagagggggctcATTGCATCCAAGTTCGATAAGGCAGAAACACATTTTTTCATTCTCCCTGCAACCACCACCAGGGGGGAACTAATCTGAAACttgtatgcagtgagctccctctagtggtggttgAAGgtagcaaaaaattaaaaaattaaaggggtagtccagtggtgaaaaacttatcccctatcctaaggataggggataagtttgagatagcggggggtccgaccgctggggccccccgcgatctctctgtacgggcccccggctctccgccgagatagcgggtgtcgacccccgcacgaggcggcggccgacacgccccctcaatacatctctatggcagagccggagattgccgaaggcagcgcttcggctctgccatagagttgtattgagggggcgtgtcggccgccgcttcgtgcggaggtcgacacgcccccttcccgcgggctgtcggggctccgtacaggagattgcggtgggccccaggggtcggaccccccgcgatctgcaacttatcccctatccttaagataggggataagttgtaaaccactgagtcaccactggactactcctttaataataataataataataataataataattagtctATGGCCagatttgccaaccagggtgcctctagctgttgcaaaactacaactcccagcatgcccggacagccgtttgctgtccgggcatgctggaagttgtagttttgcaacagctggaggcacccgggttggaaAACAATGTTCAATGGCTGTGTTGGGAAGAAAAGATTTTgtagcacagtaaaaaaaaaaaataatgatcatTTGCATTAGTCTGGCTCCCCCTATAGGCCATCTTAGATATCTATCGGTACATTGAGGCAGAATATGGAATAGGAGTTCCTCACCTGCAAAAGCGTGTAGTGTGGTGCCCCCGATGTGACAGGCCGCTACCCCTGTACTCGCGGTGGCATAAGTGCTTTTAGGAGGCAGCGCCCCAACAATCCTCTTCAGGAGGTACGACTTCCCTGTGCCTGGGAATAAGGAAACACGAGAAGAGACGttacctatacattatatatattataaaaacctCTATTCTTTACACTGCAGGCTGTTCCCAAAAGAACAAAATGATAGAATCAAGTGACTAATCAGATTTACTacgaaaaataaaaagtcaagTATCGCGACCCCTGACCTGCGCTTCCCGTGAAGAAAACGTTCCTCCCGCTCAGGATGGTGCTAAGAATCGTGGACTGCTCGGTGGAGAGCTGCAGCTGCCGGGGCATAGACAGAGCGGGCTTCTTACTGGGGCGGAGCTCCGAAATCTAGAATAAAATgagatgtacacagtgaccccaccagcagaatagtgagtgcagctctggagtataatacaggatataactccggatcagtacaggatcagtaatgtaatgtatgtacacagtgaccccaccagcagaatagtgagtacagctctgcagtataatacaggatataactccggatcagtacaggatcagtaatgtaatgtatgtacacagtgaccccaccagcagaatagtgagtacagctctgcagtataatacaggatataactcaggatcagtacagaataagtaatgtatgtacacagtgacctcaccagcagaatagtgagtacagctctggaggataatacaggatataactcaggatcagtacaggataagtaatgtaatgtatgtacacagtgaccccaccagcagaatagtgagtacagctctggagtataatacaggatataactcaggatcagtacaggataagtaatgtaatgtatatacacagtgacctctatacagcagaatagtgagtgcagctctggagtataatacaggatataactcaggatcagtacaggataagtaatgtaatgtatgtacacagtgacctcaccagcagaatagtgagtacagctctggagtataatacaggatataactcaggatcagtaatgtaatgtaatgtacacagtgatctcaccagcagaatagtgagtgcagctctggagtataatacaggatataactcaggatcagtacaggataagtaatgtatgtacacagtgatctcaccagcagaatagtgagtacagctctggagtataataaaggatataactcaggatcagtacaggataagtaatgtatgtacacagtgatctcaccagcagaatagtgagtacagctctggggtataatacaggatataactcaggatcagtacaggataagtaatgtaatgtatgtacacagtgacctcaccagcagaatagtgagtacagctctggggtataatacaggatataactcaggatcagtacaggataagtaatgtaatgtatgtacacagtgacctcaccagcagaatagtgattacagctctggggtataatacaggatataactcaggatcagtacaggataagtaatgtaatgtatgtacacagtgacctcaccagcagaatagtgagtgcagctctggggtataatacaggatataactcaggatcagttcaggataagtaatgtaatgtacgtacacagtgatctcaccagcagaatagtgagtacagctctggagtataatacaggatataactcaggatcagtacaggataagtaatgtaatgtatgtgcacagtgatctcaccagcagaatagtgagtacagctctggagtataatacaggatataactcaggatcagtacaggataagtaatgtaatgtatgtacacagtgatctcaccagcagaatagtgagtacagctctggagtataatacaggatataactcaggatcagtacaggataagtaatgtaatgtatgtacacagtgacctcaccagcagaatagtgagtacagctctggagtataatacaggatataactcaggatcagtacaggataagtaatgtaatgtatgtacacagtgacctcaccagcagaatagtgagtacagctctggagtataatacaggatataactcaggatcagtacaggataagtaatgtaatgtatgtacacagtgacctcaccagcagaatagtgagtacagctctggagtataatacaggatataactcaggatcagtacaggataagtaatgtaatgtgtgtacacagtgacctcaccagcagaatagtgagtgcagctctggagtataacttACCAGACTGTTCTCTGATGACTCCGTCCTCGGCCGTTTCTGTTGGCATCGGTTCGCGCCGTTCCCTCCCCGGTTACTCAGCCCTTTGCCCTTCAGAGGCGTCTGGTTATTGACTTTTGCTCGCATTTCGTTCGCCTGCTCCACGTCCTTCTTCTGTACGGGGCTGATGGTCTCAAACATACGTGGGAGCCCTGACAGCAGGCGCATGCGCTCATTCACCGGCTTCTTGCTCTTCGCCGCTTCGTGTTTTATCATCAGGGTCTTCATGAAATGCTTCAGCTGGTCGGAGGGGCAGTTAGAGATCAGCAGTTGGATGTTCTCCGGCTGCAGCACGATGGAGCTTTTACCATCTCGGATGAAGCGGGTGAAGATCTGGATCTGCTTCAGGATGAAGTTCTGAGGTAACTTCCCGTCACTGACCTTCAGCACCAGCTCCCGGAACTCATTGCGTCCCAGCGAGGTGAAGGCGTTACGGATAACCTTACGCTTCATGGCCTGTCCGGAGGAGTTCAGATATTCAATGGTGACGCTGCTCTGGATCTCCGCGGACAAGTGGTTGGTCACATTCATCTTcctgagaagagaaaaaaaaagccatggttACCATTATCttccagcagcagtatatagatagagctggaggggaggtatgtaactactctatatcctgatcccaggtagacagcagcagtatacagagagctagaggggaggtgtataactactatatatcctgatcccatagagagcagcagtatacagagagctggaggggaggtgtataactactatatatcctgatcccatagagagcagcagcagtatacagagagctagaggggaggtgtataactactatatatcctgatcccatagagagcagcagtatacagagagctggaggggaggtgtataactactatatatcctgatcccatagagagcagcagcagtatacagagagctagaggggaggtgtataactactatatatcctgatcccatagagatagcatcagcagtatacagagagctggaggggaggtgtataactactatatagcctgatcccatagagatagcagcagtatacatatagagctggagggagggtatGGGAGCTGCCAGGAGCTATTTGATCTGTGGTTCCCAAGAAGTCAGTTGTCCCAGGACTGACCATTTCTTCTAATGCATTAAACACTGATTGTCTGTTGGTCAGGTTGGtgttcacatgacccagttacagtgatagggatgacccttatatttctaatgactgatcaatatactaatactaaaatgccattgctgctggaaaaatatatccGTTACCTACCCgttaacccatatacatcagaatgc encodes:
- the PIF1 gene encoding ATP-dependent DNA helicase PIF1 isoform X1 encodes the protein MRGSIAKICKYRKMNVTNHLSAEIQSSVTIEYLNSSGQAMKRKVIRNAFTSLGRNEFRELVLKVSDGKLPQNFILKQIQIFTRFIRDGKSSIVLQPENIQLLISNCPSDQLKHFMKTLMIKHEAAKSKKPVNERMRLLSGLPRMFETISPVQKKDVEQANEMRAKVNNQTPLKGKGLSNRGGNGANRCQQKRPRTESSENSLISELRPSKKPALSMPRQLQLSTEQSTILSTILSGRNVFFTGSAGTGKSYLLKRIVGALPPKSTYATASTGVAACHIGGTTLHAFAGIGSGKAPLEQCIELAKRPGVRQHWISCRHLIIDEISMVEGEFFDKLEAVARAVRGKDEPFGGIQLIVCGDFLQLPPVTQASSQTKFCFQAKSWRRCIHLTMELTAVRRQTDKRFISLLQAIRLGRCTEEVTRQLLLTVNNKIERDGILATRLCTHKDDVDLTNDRRLQQLPGEMQQYDALDSDPMLVKTVNAQCPVGEKILLKKGAQVMLTKNLDVARGLVNGARGVVVGFDGAGKPLPKVRFLCGVTEVMKPERWVIKANGGVFLSRQQLPLKLAWAISIHKSQGMTLDCVEISLSRVFESGQAYVALSRARNLEGLRVMDFDPKAVNANPYVLQFYARLKKERALYQTSLDPFVVDKEN
- the PIF1 gene encoding ATP-dependent DNA helicase PIF1 isoform X2, with protein sequence MNVTNHLSAEIQSSVTIEYLNSSGQAMKRKVIRNAFTSLGRNEFRELVLKVSDGKLPQNFILKQIQIFTRFIRDGKSSIVLQPENIQLLISNCPSDQLKHFMKTLMIKHEAAKSKKPVNERMRLLSGLPRMFETISPVQKKDVEQANEMRAKVNNQTPLKGKGLSNRGGNGANRCQQKRPRTESSENSLISELRPSKKPALSMPRQLQLSTEQSTILSTILSGRNVFFTGSAGTGKSYLLKRIVGALPPKSTYATASTGVAACHIGGTTLHAFAGIGSGKAPLEQCIELAKRPGVRQHWISCRHLIIDEISMVEGEFFDKLEAVARAVRGKDEPFGGIQLIVCGDFLQLPPVTQASSQTKFCFQAKSWRRCIHLTMELTAVRRQTDKRFISLLQAIRLGRCTEEVTRQLLLTVNNKIERDGILATRLCTHKDDVDLTNDRRLQQLPGEMQQYDALDSDPMLVKTVNAQCPVGEKILLKKGAQVMLTKNLDVARGLVNGARGVVVGFDGAGKPLPKVRFLCGVTEVMKPERWVIKANGGVFLSRQQLPLKLAWAISIHKSQGMTLDCVEISLSRVFESGQAYVALSRARNLEGLRVMDFDPKAVNANPYVLQFYARLKKERALYQTSLDPFVVDKEN